The sequence GGCCAACCGGTTAGTCACGACCACCAACGGGCTGGGATCGGAAATCGAAAACCTGACCCGGTCGGAATCCGCCCTGGCGGATACGGATCTGGCCCTGGAAATTTCAGATTTACAACGCGGAATTTCCTTATTTCAAACCTCCATAAAAACGCTGGCCACCTCCCTGCAACAAAATGAGCGGGCTACCGGCCGTCTCCTGAATTTTAGCGTCTGACCCACCCGCCAAGAGCCTACAGCTGTTGCCTTTAGCTGTTGCCTTTTCTCATTTTCTCGATTGGTTCTTGACCCCTTCTTCCCGAAATGATATTAAATGACACTTTCATAAGTATGGGAAATATTATTCTGGAGAGGATTCAATGGAAGTCAATACGATTAAAATTGAGATCAGGAAACACCATGTGACCCCAGGGGTGAATGTTCTGGACCTGGTCATTGATGCCAATGGTGAGAAAATTGTCAAGCAGACCCAGCATAAGGATACGGATAAGTCGTACCAGCATTTTGTCAAAGAAGCGATTCGGATTGGCAAGGAGTTGGCCGAAGCCCGGATTGAATGATCGGCTTGCATATTACAAGTACCCCCCACCCCGCGTGATTTCTCATGGGTGCCTGCGCAACGAAAACCGGCGCCCCCGCCTTTGATTCTATTTACCAAGGGGTCTTAAAAAGGGTTGCGGACAGAAATAACTCTGGAGTTTCGGAAGATTTTTCAGTGAGGGGTCAGAAAACCGCTTCACGCGTGATGTTCATTTTCTTTAGTTTCTCGACAAGCGTGGTCCGATTCAGGCCGAGAAGACCGGCGGCCTTGTTTTTCACCCAATCGGTTTTTTCGAGAGCTTCCAGGATCAGTCCCTTTTCAAAGTTCTCAACCGCTCTTTTCAGGTTCATGCCTTCATCGGGCAGACTCATGGAGTAGGTTTTTCGCAATGAATTTTGCAGAACCTGAGCCGGGCTTTCATCGAGTTCGGGTTCTTCGAGGGACACCCAATTGGCTCTCGGAGTTTCGCCAAAAACTTTTTCAGGCAAATCCCGAGGGCCGATTACAGAGTCAGGACTGAGAACAACCATCCTCTCAATGAAGTTTGCCAGTTCCCGGATATTTCCCGGCCATTCATAATTCATCAGAATCCCCATTGCTTCCTCACTCATACTTTTCTCGAAACCACACCTTGCCTTATTGAATTGGTTCAGAAAATAGCTGACAAGGAGAGGAATGTCCGATCCTCTTTCTCTAAGCGGAGGGATAAAAATCGGAATGATATTGAGACGGTAATACAGATCCTCGCGGAACTTTCCGTTTTGCACGGCCTGTTCCAGATTTCTGTGTGTTGCGGCAACGACCCGAACATCTATAGGGATGGCTTTGGAACCGCCGATGCGATCGATCTCACGTTCCGACAAAACCCTTAAAAGCTTTACCTGCAAGGTCATTGGCATGTCGCCAATTTCATCGAGAAAAATCGTGCCTTCGTTGGCCAGTTCCATACGGCCGATGCGGGCATTGATGGCGCCGGTGAACGCGCCTTTTTCGTAACCGAAGAGCTCGCTTTCTAATAGTTCGTGGGGGATGGCGGCACAGTTGACGGCGATGAAAGGTTTGGTGGCGCGCAAGCTGTTGGCGTGCAAAGCGCGCGCAACTAACTCCTTACCCGTTCCACTTTCACCAAAAACCATTACTGTGCTGGTTGCCGGAGCCGCCTTTTCGATGATCTCAAAGACTTCTCGGATGGGTTTGCTTTCGCCTATTATTTGGAAGGAGCCTGTGCGCGAGGTAATCATAAATTTGAACTCATTATATCCACAACCTAATGATTGTCAAAAAAAACAGCGTCAAAATTCTCGCAATCACACAGAAATTAATTTTAACTTTCACATAACTTTAATTATTTAATATCCTTCAGCCTCTCAAAAATATAATCGAAAAAAAATAATTTTCATTCATATTTAGCAAAAAATTATTTACCGATACAAAATTCACCAAAAATTTGATCCAGCAGATCCTCTTCAAATGTTTTTCCTAAAATGGATCCGATACGATCCATAGCAAAACTCACATCCACAGCAACAAACTCTTCTGATAAATTTTGTTCGAATGAGTCGCAAGATTTTTTAAGCGCAAGATTTGCTTCCACCAAACATTGCCGATGCCTTTCCCGGGTGATGACCAGAGTTTCCTGAAGAGAAATATCACCCATCACAAATTGATAAATGGCTTCGCAAAGTTCATCCACTCCGGTTCCATCTTTGGCGGAAATTCTGAGAGCTTCTTCATCAGGAAATAGAGATCGTAAAGTGGAGGCATCCAACCGTTCAGGAAGATCAATTTTATTGAGGATGATCCGCTTCGATTTCCCCCGCACCTCCTCGATCAGCAGGTTGTCGTTCGCGTCCAGAGGCTGGGAACTGTCAAAAATCACCAGCGCGAGATCGGCTCGCTGAACCGCCTCCCGTGCCCTCCTCATGCCTTCTTTCTCAATGAGTTCCGGGTCTTCCCGCAACCCGGCGGCATCGATGATATTGATATGAATATCCCGAATCCGCAGCCTCTCTTCAAGTGTGTCTCTGGTCGTTCCAGGCAGTGGGGTCACAATGGCCCGGTCTTCCTTAAGAAGCGCATTGAGCAGGCTGGATTTCCCTACATTAGGTTTGCCCACCAAAACCACATGGGCGCCTTCACGAAAAATTTTTCCCTGGCGATAGGTTTGGATGAGCGCTTCAAGATCTGTTTGTATCTGTTTAACTTCAGCGAGGGTTTCTTCTCTTTTTTGAAACTTCAACCCTTCCTCTGAAAAATCGATGGAGGCTTCGAGCTGAGCGAGGACGGCGAGCAACCCCTCGTACCAGCGATTCAGTTTCCCGGAAAGACTTCCCTGCAATTGCGCGACCGCCGACTTCAGCGCTCTTTCTGAAGAGGCATGGATCACATCCGTAACCGCCTCGGCTTGCGAAAGGTCCATCCTGCCATTTAAAAATGCGCGGCGGGTGAACTCTCCAGGTTCCGCCAAACGCGCCCCCTGGTCCAATAGGAGTTGCAGAATTTTTCCGGTGACAAAAAGGCCGCCATGCATGCTGACTTCAACAACATCTTCGGCGGTGTAACTTTTTGGCGCTCTAAAATAAGTCAGCAATACTTCATCCACACAAGCTTGAGATTGCGGATCAAGAATTTTTCCAAAATAAACTTTTTGCGGCACGCAATGTTGAAGGTTGGCGCCAAAGGAAGAGTGAAAAAGATTGGCGGCAATCGGTAAGGACCGGGGTCCGCTGAGGCGGATAACGCTGATACCCCCCTCACCTGCCGGGGTGGCGATGGATGCGATGGTGTCGCTCATGGCTCCTCCGCAGGGGGCGAACTGGCTCGTGAGCTCGCTACGCGGGAGGAGATGTGGGACTGACGCATGGGATTCCTTTCCATTGGCTTCATGCCCCGGAGGGGCGCGTTATGCTCACCGGCCTCGAGAACCTCAGGATAAAAAATTCAGCACGATGGAGGTCCTGTCAGCCCATAAACTCATCGCGCTAAAATATTTGCTCCAGCCCTCGGCTGGTGGGTCCAGCGGGTCAGTCCTTTGCAACCTTGTAAATATAATATTGCTGGGAGATCGTCAAAAGGTTATTGACCGTCCAGTAAATCACCAGGCCCGAAGGGAAGGACATGAACAAGAAGGTAAAAACCAGGGGCAGGAACATCATGATCTTTTGTTGCACCGGATCGCCTACTGCAGGCGAAAGCCGCTGTTGCAAAAACATGGTGACCCCCATGAGAACCGGAGTCACATAATACGGATCGCTGACGGAGAGATCCTGTATCCATCCGAAAAACGGAGCACCGCGCAATTCGATGGAAAAGAACAGGGCGTGGTACAAGGCAATAAAAACCGGGATCTGTAAAAGCATGGGCAGACACCCCCCTAGAGGATTCACCTTATACTTTTTGTACAGCTCCAGCATCTCCTCGTTGATCTTCTGACGATCGCCCTTGTTGCGCTCCTGAATCAACTTGATGTACGGCTGAACTTTTTGCATCCCCTTCATGGATTTGAAGCTCTTATGGGTCAGGGGAGAAAATATCAGCTTGATGATGACAGTCAGAAAAATAATCGACCAGCCATAATTGCCAGTGAGTCCATGAAAATATTCGAGCGTTTTGAGCAGGGGTTTGACCAGAAAAGCAAACTTGTTGCCAAACCACCCATAATCCATAAGACGAAACAGCTTGTGACCGGAATCTTCCAGAACCTGCAGTTGCTTGGTTCCTGCATAGATGAGATGAGAGGCCGAGACCGCTGACTGAACCGCCTCGAAATCCAACCCGACATACATGCGGTCCCCTTCTTTTTTCACCAGAGAGGATTTGGTCCCGCTCACAGGAATCAGCGCCACACCGAAATATTTATTCTGGAAAGCAGTCCACTGCACATCGCCCCGGTGATGCACCACATCGGTGATTTCATCAGCGGGTGTTTCAATGCGCTCATTATTCGCAAACGTGGTGGCTCCGGAAAACACAAAATAATTGGTTTGTGATTCAACCTTGCCTCCCATTGAAGGCCCCCACAAAGCCCAATATTGCAGGTTTTGGCTGGCAAACGTCGGGGCGTTGATCCGGGTCTCTACATCCACCATGAAACTGTTGTATTGAAAGATGTACTCGCGGATCACTTCCAATCCCGATTCATGCTTGAGATGAAAGGTCAGCTTTTCGGTGGGGTTGGACTCCGTCAACACCAGTGATTTGACAGATGTCTCGTAATAAGCGTTTTGCAGAACATTTGTGATTCCGGGATCAGATGATTCCAGGGAAAGAGGCCATTTATCTACGCCTTCGTGCTCCACCAGATTGACGACGTTGCCTTTATCGTCATGGTATTTAGGCAAAAGAATTTTCCGGAGCGTTCCCCCCTGGCTGGAAAATTCCATCTCGGCCTGGCCGGTGGAAACTTTCACCACCACCTCGGTACCGGGAAATTGAACTTGTGCGGGCACAGGCAAAGCTCCCTGGCTTTTATTCAGCACGGAGCCTTGAGGCGCAACACTCTCTCCCCCTGATTGCGTAAGAGGCTGGGTCGGTCGAACTTTTCCGGCCTGCTTTTGCGATACGGCTATTTTCTCAGGCGGTGGCCCCTGAACCTCCTCAAGGAAATACCCCCATCCTACAAAAACCACCAGGGACAATACGAAGGCCAGTAATACTCTATTCTCCAAGAATCATTCTCCAGGTTTTGGGTCTGTCATTTCAGGAGGTCCTTCCCTCCGTCATGATAAGGATGACATTTAAGCAATCGAACAACAATTCTTCCCAATGCCTTGTAAGCCGGGAAACGATCCAATGCCTGTGCCGAATATTCTGAGCAAGTCGGGTAGAATCTGCAGGAAGGAGTCAAAAATGGGGACACACACTTTTGATAGATTCTGATGATCTTGATTAAAAACCAGTTTATCATGGATTTTCTCAGAGGGTTCGCCGAGGCGGGAAAGCAACAAATACTATCTTTGGGAAAAAAGAGGCTTGGAAATTTTTTCTTCAAGAATTTGAACGGGAAGGGAAACCAAATCTTTTCCAGAAATGATCACAATATCCATCGCCGGCGATATGTTGTCCTTAATGCGCCGAAACACATCCCTGATTTTTCGCTTGGCCCGATTTCGAGCCACGGCGTTGCCAATTTTTTTCGAAGCGATGATGCCGAGTCTCTTCCTGTCCAACCCGTTGGGAATTGTAAAAACAGTGCAATACGTACCGACACGCTTCCTCAGGCCATCGGCCATGACCTTTTCAAACTGGTGCCTTTTGGCCAATCTCTCAGTTTTATCGAAGGAATACCGACCCATTGGCTATACGGTCAATCTTTTCCGCCCTTTCCTTCTGCGGTTGGCCAATACTTTCCTTCCTCCTACTGTGGCAGTCCTTGCCCGAAACCCGTGTGTTCGCTTCCTGCGAATATTTTTTGGTTGGTATGTTCGCTTCATAGCAATCTCTGTTTAGGCTTTACAAAAAACAAAAACCATTGAATTTTAATGGATTATCAATAAATCCACAGACCTTCTCCAACGATTTTCAAAAACGAATTATTTCATCCGTCCCCACCCCTTGTCAAGTGTGATTTCTATTTATTTTCCATCCGGCAAGCGAGTGACAATATTTTGTCACAAGTAAAAATATATGTCCAATATTAGCGCACTTGAAATAAATAAACAGCCATTTCAGTAAAAATAACAAATTTAGTTACAAAAAAAGACAATATTGGTGTAAAATATTTAGAATTAATGCCTTAATTATTTTTGGGGGTATCATGAGGGATTCAAAGCCAGACTTGCTCTTAAAGGAACAAACAATAAATTTTTCTAATGCCTGCCAGTGGGCCACAAAAATTGGGCCTTTAATTCATTGCGGGTTATTGGTTGCGTGCATTTTTCTTTTGGAAACCGCCTCCCCTGGTTGGTCTTTCGCAGGGACACAGGTAAAATTCCTTGACTCCTCCTTCAATCCTGTTGAAATCGCTCAACTCTCTCCTGGACGCGTTCAGGTTCTGGAAGGCGAGCCGGAAGATCTCAAGGGGAGCAGACTTCAGTTTACAGAGAATACTTTGGAACAGGCAGGATTCATCCTTCCTGAAACAAGCCCGGTGGGCACCATCATTAAAAGTTTTGGCGATCATCATTTTTTTGCCCTCGGGGAAATCGTTTACCTCGATATTGGCCTTTCGGATGGCACTACAAAAGGCAGCAAGTTCACCATATTTTCCAAGGTAAGGCCCATCCTTCATCCCGCTATCCAGGGAACTGAGCTCATAGGAATTTCAGGCTATGAAAGACCCCTGGCACAACCTCACCCCACTTATTATTCTCGCGCTGGAAAAAAGATGGGACATCTGGTTCATCCGCTTGGAACTCTGGAAATACTCGAATCGACAGAAAAATCGTCAAAAGCAATCATCAGAGAATCCTACAACCCGATCAAAGTCGGGGATTTTGTCACCCCCTTTGAAAAACTGAGCGCCCCACCCCGTCTTCCCGAAGCCAAAGGGGACGAAAGCCTGGAGGCCTACGTGATCGCCTTCAAGCGGGAACATTATATAGGAGGGCTGAATGAAATCCTTTATATCGACCGCGGCAGTAACGACAAGGTAATTCCTGGCGACCGGTTTGAAGTTTACGTAACACCTAACCTGGTAATGGACAAAACGTGGAATGAACTCGCCCCCAAGAGAGTTCCCTTGATCCCCCAGGTGGTTGCTGAAGTGCAGGTGCTGGACACCCAGAAGGAAACATCCACCGCCATCGTCATCTCCGGTTTCCATTCTATTCCTTTAGGAGCGATGGCCCGTTATAAGCCTGTGGATATAATTTCCCCTCCCTTATTAGACGTCGCGGCGTTACAGGATGCACCTCTCTACGCATCTGCGGACATAGACATGCCGCTGGAACAAGCCCAGGAACCATTGCCTGTAGAGGAACCTTTCGCAGATTTAGACCCGGCAATGCTTGAGGGAGAAGAAATTGAAGATGCTGAATTGCTGGCCTATTCCCCAACTGAGGGATTAGAGGATATTCATTTTAAGTTTGACCAGTACGATCTGGATGACATGTCTCGCAAAACTCTGCTGACAAATGTTGAATATTTACAAAAGTATCCAAATATTCAAATCCGGGTTGAAGGCTATTGTGATGAGCGGGGAACCAACAATTACAACCTTGCTCTCGGAGAACGGCGGGCGAATTCAGTCAAAAGCTTTCTTTCCTCGCAGGGCATTGAAGAACACCGGGTGCAACTGATCAGTTATGGGGAGGAAAAACCATTCTGCATGGCTAGTGAGGAGTCCTGCTGGAGCCAGAACCGGAGAGTTCATTTTATGGCCAGCGGATCGAACCTGCCGGTCAACTAGATGTGATTTTAAGAAACCGTTTCTTGCCTACTTTGATGAGGTAGTCCTGGTTTCCTTCCAGCTGCAAATCTTTATCGGAAACTTTTTGGCCGTTCACGGTAACCGCGCCCTGCTTAATCAACCTCTGGGCGGCGGACGTGCTCTCGGTCAGAGAGTGTTCGGCTAAAACTTTACAAATCCACCGCGCATCCGGGCCCCAGGTTTTCGCTTCAGGAATGTCATCGGGAATTTCCTTTTTCTTAAATACATTTTCAAATTCACGAGCCGCATGTTCAGCGGCGTCTGGAGAATGATACCGGCTGACGATTTCCTTGGCCAGTTTCACCTTGGCATTTTTAGGATTGAGTTCCCCCGTTTTCGCTTGCGCTTGCAGTCCTTCGAGTTCTTTGTCCGAGATATCGCTCAACAATTGAAAGTAACGCCACATCAATTCGTCAGAGATCGATAGGGTCTTGCCGAACATTTCTGCGGGCGAGTCCAGCACGCCGATGCTGTTGCCCAGGCTCTTGCTCATTTTCTGAACGCCATCGGTTCCTTCCAGGAGCGGCATGGTGAGCACCGTTTGCGGCGCCACTCCATAGGAACGCTGCATATCCCTTCCCACCAATAAATTGAATTTTTGATCCGTACCTCCCAACTCCACATCGGCCTTTAAAGCTACTGAATCATATCCCTGAATCAAGGGGTAAAATAATTCGTGGATGGAAATCGGCAGTTGGTTCGCCATGCGTTTCTGAAAATCGTCCCGCTCCAGCATACGGGCGACCGTGTAGCGGGCGGCCAGAGAGATCATCTCCTGGGACGTGAACTTGTTCATCCATTCGCTGTTGTAGGCCACCGTGGTTTTATCCGCATCCAGAATCTTGAAAACCTGATCCAGGTAAGTTTCAGCATTGGATTTGACTTCTTCCAGAGTGAGACTTTTCCGGGTTTCGGATTTTCCGGTGGGGTCGCCGATCATGGCGGTAAAATCGCCGATCAAAAAGATCACTTCATGACCGAGGCTCTGAAACTGCCGCATCTTATGAAGCAAGACCGTATGACCGAGGTGCAGGTCGGGTGCCGTGGGGTCAAAGCCCGCCTTGACTCGAAGGGGCGTGCCTGTTTTAATGGATTTCTCCAATTGTTCGGTGAGCTCTTTTTCATCAATGAGCTCAGTCGCTCCCCGGCGGATTATTTTCAGTTGGTCTTGAACAGAAAGCATCTTAAATTATAAGGATCAATATTTAGACTGATGATGGATTCAGGGGATCAGCGGATAAGAAAGCATTCTACTGACACTATATGCAGGGTTTTGAATATCATACCCGAACGGAAACTGCAAGCCGGGGACTTATTTCAGGAAGAGGGGTGCATGGATCTGGAGATCGCCGAGACGAACAGCATCACCAACAAGCGGCTCAAAAAATTTCAAGTGGCCGGCTACGGTTTTCTGGGGTTGAGTAGTATTTATATTGCCCTGGCCTGGGGGTTCATGCCGCCTTTTTTCCCGGAGTTCCCCAAGGCAATATTCTGGCCGCTGGTGCTGGCGCTGGTTTTGTTTCTTACCAAACAAGTTTTGAATCAACGCATCCGCTGGGTAAAGACCCTGGCTGTCTTATCGGGCCTGCGTTTCTTAGGTTCAACTGGATTGATTCTGGGAGGAGATTATCTGCCGGTCGTGCCTTATTTTCTTCCCTGTTTTATTTTGTCTTTCTATCTTCTCGGCAGGGCCGGCTGGAACTGGCCTTGAGGAATAACTGGACTACCGCAAAAGCTAATATTTAAATCATGAAAAAACTTGTTCTGGATGGTGAAAGCCTCACGTTGGAAACTCTGGTAAGGGTTGTGGACCCTGACACGCAAATCCGCGTGGCCCCTGCCTGCCGACATAAAGTCCAGAAATCGCGCGAGGTCATCAATAAGGCGATTCGCGGGGGAGAGCCGGTTTACGGAATCACCACCGGGTTCGGCGCTTTAAGCGATGTCTTTATCTCCAGAGACAAAGGCAAGCTATTGCAAAAAAATATTTTAATGAGCCACGCCGCCGGCGTCGGCAACCCCTTGCCTGATGCAATCGTCCGGCTGGTCATGGCGTTGATGATCAACAGCAAGGCCAAAGGCTATTCCGGGTTGCGCTGGACCACGCTTAAAACTCTGGTCGATGTTTTCAATAGCGGAATCATTCCTGAGGTTCCAGAAAAGGGGTCGGTGGGAGCCAGTGGCGATTTGGCACCCCTGGCGCATTTGTCTCTGGTTTTGATTGGCCGGGGCAAGGCGCGCTTTCAAGACGGGCGTTGGATATCCGGAGGTACCGCTTTAAAACGAGAAAAAATCGATCCCGTGGTTTTGGCGGAAGGAGAAGGGCTGGCTCTCATCAACGGCACCCAGGTGATGACTGCCATCGGTGTCTGGACGCTACATCAAGCAATACAGTTAGCCAAAATCGCCGATATCGCCGCTTCCATGAGTCTTGAGGTTTTACTCGGAACCAACACCCAACTGCACAAAAGAATTCACCGCATACGTCCTCACCCCGGCCAGATTCAATCCGCCGCCAACATGCGGCAAATCACCGACGCCAGCGAGATCATCACCTCGCATAAAGACTGCAAGCGTATTCAGGATGCCTATTCCTTACGGTGCACGCCGCAGGTCCACGGAGCCAGCCGCGACACGATTGAATTCGCGCATCGGACCCTTGCAACGGAAATCAATTCCGCCACCGAAAACCCTCTGGTGTTTCCAGACGGGCAAATCCTGTCGGGAGGAAATTTCCACGGGCAACCCATCGCTCTGGCCATGGATCATCTCGCCGTGGCGTTGGCGGAATTTGCCAGCATCTCGGAGCGGCGCATCGAGCGCATGGTCAACCCCACTCTCAGCGGTCTGCCCTCGTTTTTGATCCAGGAAGGCGGGCTCAACTCCGGGTTCATGATCGCGCAGTACACGGCGGCGGCCCTGGTTTCGGAAAACAAGGTGCTGGCGCATCCCGCTTCGGTGGATTCCATCCCCACGTCCGCCAATAAGGAGGACCATGTCAGCATGGGGACGATTGCGGCGCGAAAGGCAAAGGATATTCTGGAAAATTTAAAGCATGTGATCGCCATCGAACTGCTGTGCGCGGCGCAGGGTCTGGACCTGCTCACCAACCTGAAACCGGGCAAAGGAACTCTGGCGGCTTACGAAGTGATCAGGCGACACGTGAGCCACATGAAAACAGACCGGGAGTTATCCCCGGATATTGAAACCATTACCAAAATCATCGACACAGGCGATGTTATCGAAACCGTGGAAAAAGCCTGCGGTGCGTTATCGTGAGTAACACCTCTATTTTCGTCACGACCCCGGACCGGCTGCCGTTGCTGACGGATCACGGTCGCGCCTTTTCAGGCTTACATCATTCCAGCTCACCAGAGCTGGTCGAGCGCGTTCAACAGTTTTTTTCTCATTTGGATCCGTCTTTAGGTTTTCCCAATAGTGAGGAAGGCAAACGGCATCAGGATTGTTTCAATTTGATTTTACGCTCGGCGTATCCTGAGTTGATGCTGGATCTCGCGGACCTGATTTACGTCCAGCATGAGCGCCCCGCTGTTTTCCTGAATTTTGACCACATCAACATCAATCTCAGAAAAGACCGTTCGGTGGATTATGCCGACCTTCCCGAGCTGAACCAGAAAATGGAAGCGCTGTTCCAGGAATTGACCCGAACGCTTAAAGCCGATCCCCAATTTCGTGATGACCCTGAAATCATACGGCTGTTGAGCGAAAGCTACAGCTATTACATGTTTCAAACGGAAAACTTCCCCTGGGATGAAGCCCTTCCGGAACTGCCTGCGAACCTGAAAAACCCGCTCATGGATATCGCCACCGGGTTGACCGGATACAACAGGATTCATCAATGGCCAGCTACACACCCAACACTTTATTTAACGGACAACATGCCGTTCATCGTCGAGGGCCTGAAGCATTACAAAAGCCTGACGAAGAAAAACAACATCGAAATTCTAAAAGCAGAATTCGGCGCTGAAGATCCCGAGGTTCCGGCTCTCGGCGAAATCTGGGCCAATAAATTTCTGCACCACCTCAAACGTCAGGAACGACAGAAGTTTTTGCATTGGGCCATGCAAGCGTTGAGCCCTGGCGGGACTCTGCAAATTCTGGACACCGACCTGGAACATCGAATACTAAAAAAAGGCAAAGAACCTGACTTTAAAGGAAAGTTGATTCCGGGATATCTGGAAACTCTGGTGACGATCGAAGGGGACTTTTGCGAAACGCTGATCAGCGATACAAAACAGGCGGGGTTCAAGGTCACGCATTTTGATTTCAATAAATACCACGATGAAACCGACGCCTACAGCCTGTTTCCGGGCGACGATATTTCCATCGATTTCCTGGGATTTGAGATCGTCGCGGAAAAGTGATTGAAGGGCACTTCTAAAAATTGACAACGGCACCGAATCGCCAATTCAAGGAAGCGTCTTTTGTTTTAGCAGGACAGGCGACCTACCCTTAAATTTAAGGATAGGTCGCCCGTGCCACTGATTTAAGTAAATTTTGCACACGATTCTATTTTCCGTGAAAACTAATTTTTAGAGATGCCCTGAATTTATCGCATGGACACTTTTGCTGAACTGGGCTATTTCGGCCTTTTTGTTGCGGCATTTTTAGCGGCGACAATTTTACCTTTAAGCTCTGAAGTGGTTTTAAGCACTTTATTGTTAAATGGTTTATCGCCACTAGCCTTAGTTACTTTCGCAACCATTGGAAATGTATTGGGGTCTCTTGCGAATTATGCCTTGGGCTATTGGGCAAGTCTGGAGGCTATAAAAAAGTGGCTGAAGATTTCTGAAGAGGATTTTGTTCGAGCAGAGCAGCGTTTTGTAAAATACGGATTGTTCTCTCTATGTTTTGCCTGGGTGCCATTCATTGGCGATCCAATAACCGTGCTAGCTGGCATTTTGCGCATTCGTTTATTGTGGTTTGTACTCTTGGTCACCGTAGGCAAACTGATGCGTTATATCGTCGTCAGTTATTTAACAATGCAAGTATATTGATTAAGAAGAACCGTCCGGTTGCTTCAATAACTGTTTGATGGCTTTCCATTCAGCCTGGGTGGATGCTTCCGCCGCAGATTCCATCGCCCGATAAAGCCCAATCATGCGCTCACCCAACGGGGTCAGCGTGGCGCCCCCTCCCCCTTTGCCGCCCGTGGAGCTTGAGACCAGGGGTTTCTTAAAACACTGGTTCATGGTATCGACCATATCCCAGGCTCTGCGATAACTGAGCTTGATTTCCCTTGCCGCTTTGGAAATCGAGCCACTGCGGTCAATGGCTTCTAGCAAATCGATTTTTCCCGGTCCCAAAGCAATGGCGTCTCCCGCCATGATTCGGAACCTGGATTTACAACGAAATTTTTTTTTGTTGCCGGGGGTCATTTTCACTGACTATGAGAGGTCATTTCTTTCTGGGAGCCCGGACAATCCCCAATACATTGGGCACGGGCCAGGCAAAGGTGCTGTCCGCATTATTGACTCCGGTTGAATAGTTGCCGACAAATTCAAACTCGTCCTTGACTGTATTGATATAAAGTTGCGCGTCTTTTCCGCCCTCAACGTACATAGCTCGCTTGAGGTCGATGGGCAGGTCTAACAGAATATTGATGAAGTCGTGAGTGGAGTGTGGAGAACTAACATGCATAAATAAAATACGTCCTTTGGAGTCCATTCCCACAGCGGCGATGCTCCATTTTTTTTGTTGTGGTTCCCAGACATTTTTCCCGT comes from Nitrospinota bacterium and encodes:
- the pal gene encoding peptidoglycan-associated lipoprotein Pal, with amino-acid sequence MRDSKPDLLLKEQTINFSNACQWATKIGPLIHCGLLVACIFLLETASPGWSFAGTQVKFLDSSFNPVEIAQLSPGRVQVLEGEPEDLKGSRLQFTENTLEQAGFILPETSPVGTIIKSFGDHHFFALGEIVYLDIGLSDGTTKGSKFTIFSKVRPILHPAIQGTELIGISGYERPLAQPHPTYYSRAGKKMGHLVHPLGTLEILESTEKSSKAIIRESYNPIKVGDFVTPFEKLSAPPRLPEAKGDESLEAYVIAFKREHYIGGLNEILYIDRGSNDKVIPGDRFEVYVTPNLVMDKTWNELAPKRVPLIPQVVAEVQVLDTQKETSTAIVISGFHSIPLGAMARYKPVDIISPPLLDVAALQDAPLYASADIDMPLEQAQEPLPVEEPFADLDPAMLEGEEIEDAELLAYSPTEGLEDIHFKFDQYDLDDMSRKTLLTNVEYLQKYPNIQIRVEGYCDERGTNNYNLALGERRANSVKSFLSSQGIEEHRVQLISYGEEKPFCMASEESCWSQNRRVHFMASGSNLPVN
- the tyrS gene encoding tyrosine--tRNA ligase, encoding MLSVQDQLKIIRRGATELIDEKELTEQLEKSIKTGTPLRVKAGFDPTAPDLHLGHTVLLHKMRQFQSLGHEVIFLIGDFTAMIGDPTGKSETRKSLTLEEVKSNAETYLDQVFKILDADKTTVAYNSEWMNKFTSQEMISLAARYTVARMLERDDFQKRMANQLPISIHELFYPLIQGYDSVALKADVELGGTDQKFNLLVGRDMQRSYGVAPQTVLTMPLLEGTDGVQKMSKSLGNSIGVLDSPAEMFGKTLSISDELMWRYFQLLSDISDKELEGLQAQAKTGELNPKNAKVKLAKEIVSRYHSPDAAEHAAREFENVFKKKEIPDDIPEAKTWGPDARWICKVLAEHSLTESTSAAQRLIKQGAVTVNGQKVSDKDLQLEGNQDYLIKVGKKRFLKITSS
- the hutH gene encoding histidine ammonia-lyase → MKKLVLDGESLTLETLVRVVDPDTQIRVAPACRHKVQKSREVINKAIRGGEPVYGITTGFGALSDVFISRDKGKLLQKNILMSHAAGVGNPLPDAIVRLVMALMINSKAKGYSGLRWTTLKTLVDVFNSGIIPEVPEKGSVGASGDLAPLAHLSLVLIGRGKARFQDGRWISGGTALKREKIDPVVLAEGEGLALINGTQVMTAIGVWTLHQAIQLAKIADIAASMSLEVLLGTNTQLHKRIHRIRPHPGQIQSAANMRQITDASEIITSHKDCKRIQDAYSLRCTPQVHGASRDTIEFAHRTLATEINSATENPLVFPDGQILSGGNFHGQPIALAMDHLAVALAEFASISERRIERMVNPTLSGLPSFLIQEGGLNSGFMIAQYTAAALVSENKVLAHPASVDSIPTSANKEDHVSMGTIAARKAKDILENLKHVIAIELLCAAQGLDLLTNLKPGKGTLAAYEVIRRHVSHMKTDRELSPDIETITKIIDTGDVIETVEKACGALS
- a CDS encoding DedA family protein, producing MDTFAELGYFGLFVAAFLAATILPLSSEVVLSTLLLNGLSPLALVTFATIGNVLGSLANYALGYWASLEAIKKWLKISEEDFVRAEQRFVKYGLFSLCFAWVPFIGDPITVLAGILRIRLLWFVLLVTVGKLMRYIVVSYLTMQVY
- a CDS encoding LysR family transcriptional regulator, whose translation is MAGDAIALGPGKIDLLEAIDRSGSISKAAREIKLSYRRAWDMVDTMNQCFKKPLVSSSTGGKGGGGATLTPLGERMIGLYRAMESAAEASTQAEWKAIKQLLKQPDGSS